ATTCTCATAACCGAAGCAAAGTACGAGAGGGGCCAAGTGTGAATTTTCTTTCCGAGTTGAAATTGACTTGATTTGGGTTGACAAGTTCGAAGTTGGCATAAGATTCTCGGATAAGGAGTGGATAGATGACCTCATCTAGTTTTAAGAAAGAGAAACATTCTTTTTGAGTGAATGTTGTTTGAAGGTTTGGAAATACATCATAGTGAGCAACTCTTTCTTCAAGAAGGGTTCGAGTCTCCATTTGTTTTTGGTGATATGTCGCACATTGTCTCTTTGTGTCAGTCATTTCTTAGGAACGTGAACATTTTAGCGAGAAAGTCATGTTTGCAACATGGTTTTGAAAACCTATATGTGAAACATGTGTCGATTAATTCTTGTCTAGACGCATTTTTGAAAACAAAGAAATTGTGCCATTCTGAAAAGATagataagtttcattatttcaatTTATGTTTGTCAAAGTTTGATAAGTATCATGAGATTGACATTTATCACAAGAACTTGGTCAAACATTTGTGTGTGCATGAGTGGTTTTCAAAAACGATCTTCATGAATTATGCAAGAAAAAGTTCCTAATTGGCACTCTATTAGTTAGGATTTTTACAAATAAGTTTTCACACAATTGATAAGTTATGCATCAAAACAAGTGTGCCTGTTAATATGAAAGACACTAAAATTATTCTCATGTGAGATTATGCAAGTAGTCAAGAATCACATGAGAAAATTTTGAAGTAAGCAAGATTAAAAAGATTTGGATGCTTATCTTTGAGGACCACTAGATGTTGGAGAGAAGTGAGATAATAAAATCTGGAATCTAGTGGTTGGGGTTTAAAGAAGGAGTGGGGTTGGTGAAAAAGTGGTTTAGATAATAAAGATAGTGAGGAAAAGACAAAACAGTCGTCAGCTGTTGTGCGGCTGactccacggtcgaccgtggttcgaccgcacGGGCTTGGTGGGTTTAATTTAAGGTACAAGTTCCATCATTCCCAATCCATACCTAAGTAGAGTGAAGGTCTCCTTTTTCAGAGGCTTAGTAAATATATCAGCAGTATTTTCTAAGAAGTCTACCTTATCAATCACGATATTACCCTTTTGGACATGATCACGTAAAAAGTGGTGCCTAATGTATATGTGTTAtgtcctagagtgtaatatttgatttttagaTAGGTCTATAGCACTCTTATTATCACAAGAAATAGGTATTTCAGAAGAGATGATACCGTAATCGATGAAGGTTTGTTTCATCCATAGCACTTGTGCACATGCTCTTCCCATGGCAACATATTTCGCTTCGGTAGTAGATAGTGCAACGGATGTTTGCTTCTTGGAGAACCATGGTGTTAAGCAAACCCCGACAAATGCACATACACCACTTGTGCTCTTTCGATCAATCAACGATCCTCCATGGTCGGAATCCGCAAAGCACATAATGTCAACACCGGtgaactttggataccatagaccAAGGTGCATGGTACCTTTTAAGTATCTAAAGATTCGTTTGACCGCTTCTACATGAGACACTTTGGGATTCTCTTGGAATCTTGCGCACAAGCACACGCTATACATAATATCGGGTCGGCTCGCCGTTAAATATAGAAGAGATCCAATCATTCCTCTATACTTGGTGCTATTAGATGAATCTCCTTCTCTTTCAAGAGTAAGCTTGATATTGGTGGCCATAGGCTTTGAGTTTTCCATTCCGAACTTTTTGAGCATATCATGAATATACTTTCGTTGATTGATGAACGTTCCATCTTCTAGATGCTTAATTTGGAGTCCAAGAAATAATTTGAGTTCACctatcatgctcatttcaaactcagcATGCATTAGCTTAGAAAACTCAATGCTAAGAGACTCGTTAGTagaaccaaatacaatatcatcaacatatatttgaacaatAACCAAATCATTTTCATGCTTTTTAACAAATAATGTATTATCAATTCCCATTTCATATCCATGATTAATAAGGAAGGTTCTAAGTCTctcataccaagctctaggagcttgtttaagtccatataggTCCTTTTAAGTTTAAACACATGATATGGTTTTTAAAAATCTTCAAAGCCCGGAGGTTGGGACACATATACCtcttcatttatgacaccattAAGAAAatcactcttgacatccatttgatatagTTTTAAGCTTTTagcacatgcatatgcaagaagtattctaatggactcTAGTCTAGCTACGAGAGCAAAGGTCTCATCGTAATCAATTCCTTCTTGTTGGTTATACCCTTGTGCAACTAACCTAGCTTTGTTACTAACAACCTTCCCATCTTCATCTAGTTTGTTCCTATATACCCATTTGGTTCCTGTGATATTTTGTTCACTTGGTAAGGGAACCAAATCCTATACGTCActcctttggaattgatttaattcctcttgcatgGCTTCTACCCAACTTTCATCTAATAAAGCTTCCTTGACATTTTGGGTTATATTTAGGAGATGAATGCAAAGTTTGCAACTAGGTTGAAGATTTGTGATCATGTGGTTCTAGTGTTGATATCTCCTATGACTTGATCTATTGGATGATCCTTAATATGTTTAAGGTCGGTTGTGAGTTCTAGATTGTTTTTGCTAGGATCGTTTTCCAAGTGAGATTCTTTCTCATTGGTTTCCTAGACTTCTTTGGGCTCATTTTGGGTTGTGCTAGTCACAATGGCTTCTTGTTCAATCACATCATCATCTACTAGTGGTTTGGACTTAGGTGGAGGAGTTTCATCAAAGGCGAGATCTAACGACTCTTCTATGACGTTAGTGTACTTGTTTAGAACCCTATAGGCTTTGCTTTCTAACGAATATCCTGGGAATACTCCTTCATAGGCTTTAGGTCGGACTTTGTTAGTTATTCCTTTACGTTTAAGATGAAACACTTGCATCCAAATACCTTAAGGTGACTTACGGTGGGTTTCCTACCATTTAGGATTTTATAAGGTGTTTTATCCATTGAAGGCCTAATTAGAactctattttgaatgtaggtAGAGGTTGCAACCACTTCACACAAAAAATTTTAAGGGATTGATTATTCATTTAACATTGTTctactcatttcttgaagagttcggttgtaagatcctgttttcccagaTGGTTGGGACATCgtccaaaaggtgggacgccgtcctattgtcaagggctggacgccgtccagtattctggacgccgtccagatgaactggcagaCCAGTTATCTTGTTTTTAAATattacaaatgggtattttggtaatttcactttgtggacgaatttaaggctctagatcagttgggggagcctcatttacaccattttcaaccaccacttcttatccacttaaattttagagagagaaaagggTTTTAGGGTGAaaaagctcaatccaaagaggaagaagctagtttcgggtaaaagtgcgtgttttaaagttgttcatctactccccagctacgttttgattgtagtggtaagtgttAACCTTGAATTCCTtactttaattgtttaagggttagggtttgggtaggtgatgaacttaaaacccatttgcttgtaatttgggggttttgggcaagtttgggtcatgaggacccaaagatgactaacctagggttttgaggtAATAAATGTGTTTtcaagtcttaaattggttagttagttACTAGCACACTTTATGGTTATGTAAATGGGTGTCATTtgagttgtgggtgacccaaatgagtgtgttaaccttgaaatgggtcaaaagagttttGAATGACCTAGTGGTGTATAGTTGGGTAATTTAATGCCatggtcactagttttagtgattgtTGGTAAGTTTGGGCCTATGGTTGGTATTATGAGGACAAGGGGGAACACTTACCCTAAGTGGTCTATTTGGGCGGATTAAGAGTcccatttagataagtgttgatttATGTTAATATCATAGGTGATTTCGTAGATGGTTGAAGAACTTGTGGGCCTACATTcgttttggatacaaggtgagtggagtaattatatgcgtatgtatataatgtatttatttgtatactatggtatgaaccaaagagccggtagtgccatagtatgtgcgagcgtgctatgatgtgaaccaaagagccggtagcgtcatagtacgtgtgttgtattgtgaactaaagagccggtagcactgcgGCACGAGttattagagtgtgaaccaaagagccggtagcatcataaccgatgcgtatggtatgaaccaaagagccggtagcaccatgacgcgagtatggttaaccatggttgtgtattgtattgtagcattttgtattatgtcgattatatgccaTTGATTATGCTAATTGTGGTTTCGGggattattagcttcgtacttgagatggtatgctaattatattgctagcatgtatgcggtatgtgtgtaagtgtttgcaagtaggtatattatatatgtatgtgtataattatttcattcacaaagcgttttgcttaccctctcgttgtttactctttttaggttccggcgtggacaagggtaagggtgttcggttggattagtgacCTCCCGCTTTGTTTGataaggggacgcttttgggatgttagattttgaagtttggccaagatgtgggtagtttaaccccaaacaccatgctctaggtgtcgtttggaatttaaactcttatggtcaaacttgtatttttgaacgaaactcgtaaaacgggcgATGTGggtccgatgttgtaaaacttggtattatggtggaaacttcttagttttaattatgttaatatgttgtgaaaagggtttcgtttaatagtgtcgggaagcgggttttccgctcgggtAAGTTGGAACCGAGGTCAGAAACTTACagtgcatttggacgccgtccagataactgaacgccgtccagatgtgttgaaacagaaaaaaaaaattggggtcatattttggtaaaacgaagtttgggtcgttacaagtggtatcagagcatggtctaagggatttaggcgacttgagataggtgcctagacttagactttattgtgaatGCGCTTTATGCGGTACTTGTAGGAGACGGATCGgatcggggattggttagtgcctaggtttaggtgaactaactatgcgctaattgttttgtgtggtgtttttcaatcatcaagcgagatagacgttgtactagcgagttaatgcgacttgctcgcgtaacaatgattagctaccatttttacgggttcaaatcgtgtcaaacaagcgatgtacgacgattgttgagcaagatggggcggtgtgagatgtacatatatgcttttatgttatgtcctttcgtttcattgtttaacctatttccattttatagtatgaagatgagaaacggacccgagaaaaatgaagggggtacgagtgaggatgtcgagtttatggccaaggttgaggccattatgcaaaggcgtcatacggcctttctagaggacgttaggaagatgttcttagattcgattgatgagcaagtagtcaatctagtcaaggaacaagttaagattgttcttcaagaggataacgttggaaggcgagacttccactataaaaatttcaaagatgctcaacctcttacctttgagggtgaacgagacccgcttaagagtgctcgttggatctccgacatggagggggcttttcgtactagtgagtgtccTCTCGATAAAAGGACAAtgtatggtagtagcatgatgaggggtgatgccaagttgtggtgggatgcgaaaatccgactttatggcgaagaacaaagtatgagtttgacgtgggatgagtttaaggaagaatttttcaaggagtaccgaactttggtcgatctttcgaggcttaaggacgagttgcgtactttgagacaagggtcaatggatttgaacactctcaagtccactttcttatcaaagacccaattttgcccggagtatgttgggaatgaccatatgttgaaagaagatttctactgaaccttgaatgataactatcaagagaggattagtaggaactcggcgaaaacttttgatgagttgtttgatatcgctaagggttttgagtcgcttgctccgagaAAGAGTGACTTTACCTTTGGAAAacaaaaatttgaagctactagccactcgaacaagaagagtaggagTGTGACCGAAACCGTCAGTAGTGTGAAAAAGGGGGCGTCTAAGAGTTTtggacccacgtgctacaattgtgtgcgacaagggcacatggcccgtgattgtacgaactcatcttccaacaaaatcatttgttttaattgtaataaagagggttaccgaaggacggaatgtcccgatttgaggggtgatcaagttaagaagctagaaaaggcggcggggaTGGCGAGGGGATGAAAatacttaatgacccatgatgaggccaagcaatcaaacaAAGTTATCTcaagtactttcatggttaactctaatccggcaaggatcctatttgatagcggtgctaatttattgtTTGTTTatccaagatttgtgtctaagcttgataaaccgctagctaagttaagtcatctggtagaagttgaaatagcggatagtaagacggtgctaggggttgatgtttgtaatgattgtgatattgtgtttggtaccaaaacatttaaaattgatcttatccagatgaccttgggtgaattcgatattgtcgttggtatggattggctcgatcgttatagagccgacattgcatgccatgaaaagtctattcgtgtgaagaccccaagtgggggagagttaattattcatggcgaaaaacgaagaagacttgtgccattatgcacttatgcacgggcacgtcgttttcttgttagtggtggcatggcttttcttgctcatgtagttgatactcgtgaagagccaccatccattcgtgaaattccggtggttagtgaattcgaagacgtttttccggatgaattaccgggtgttccggcggaaagacaagttgaatttcacattgagttggttccgggtgctactcccattgctaaaacaccttaccgtttagcaccaacggaaatgcaagagttgttaaatcaaacccaagagttgcttgaaaagggtttcattcgaccgagtgcttcgccatggggtgctccagttttattcgtgaagaagaaagacggtagtatgtggatgtgcatcgattatcgggagttgaataaagtgacgatcaagaatcgctatccattgcctcggattgacaatttatttgatcaacttcaaggcgcgacttatttttctaaaattgacttacggtccggctatcaccaaatgcgggtccgtgaggaagatattgagaaaacggcctttcgaacgcgttatgggcattttgagtttgtagttatgccttttggtcttacgaatgcaccggcagcattcatggatcttatgaaccgagtgtgccaacctaagttggacaagtcggtgattgtgttcattgacgacatacttgtctattcgaagagtatgaaggaacatgaacatcatttgcgtggtgtgttgaagacgttgcggaaggagaaattgtatgcaaaattctccaaatgtgaattttggctaagggaagttcaattccttggccatattgtgaataaagatggtattcaagtagatccggggaagattgagacggtaaaaagttggggacgaccgactacgcctacggaaatccgaagttttctcggattggtcggttattatcgtcggtttatccaagacttttctaaaatcgcttctcctttgacgaagttgacgagaaataacgccagatttaattgggagaacgagcaagaaattgcttttcaattgttaaaagagaagttatgtcaagctccggtgttagtattgccggaaggggtagaagacatgacggtttattgtgatgcgtctttaaatgggctcgggtgtgttctaatgcaaagaggtaaagtcatcgcttacgcctctcgacaattaaaggaacacaaaatgagatatccgactcatgatcttgagttggcggcgattgttcatgcgttgaaaatttggcgccattatttgTACGGTGTCAAATGTACTATATATTCGgaccacaagagcttaaaacatctttttgaccaacgagatttgaattatcgtcaacgtagatggatggatgtggtaaaatattacgattgtgaaatactttatcatccgggtaaggcgaatgtggtcgcggatgcattaagtcggaaGGGTCAACATCtgacgatacgagtaggatcgttacgcatgattattactaacaattttcttgtaaggctcggtgagattcaaattgaagcttttgttaacaatgagCATGAGGAACGAATTATGGGCCAAACAGAGTTTATTACCttgggcccgcatggtttgttgtcctttcaaggacgagtgtgggtgccgagaatgggagattttcgacgagtgctacttgatgaagcgcataagtcaaagtattccattcatccgggcgcgacgaaaatgtatcttgatttgaagaaagagtattggtggccgggcatgaaacgtgatgttgtaaagtatgttgaacaatgtgtcacgtgtttgcatgttaaggctgagcaccaaaagccgtatggtaagttacaaccgttggaagtcccgaaatggaaatgggagcacattaccatggatttcattacaaagttaccaaagacggcgagaacccaatttgattcgatttgggtgatatttGATCGGTTGAtggaaagtgccttgtttcttcccattcgggaaacgatatcgtcggaggctttgtcggaattgtttatcaaggaggtgatatcgagacatggggttcctatatctattatctcggatcgagacactcgtttcacttctcggttttggaataagtttcatgaagatatgggtacacaattgagaatgagcacggagtaccatcctcaaacggactgtcaatccgaatgtacgaatcaaacattggaggatatgttacgggcgtgtattattgatttcggtggtagttgggatgagcacttgcccttggtggaattctcgtacaataagagttatcatactagtatcgggatgccaccttatgagatgctttatgggcggaggtgtcgaactccgatttgttggggtgaagtgggacaaaaggaaatcgggagtaccgatttggttttggagacgaatagcaagattgagatgattcggactcatttgaaagcggctcaagatagaaaaaagtcgtatgccgacaaacgtaggcgattgattgagttccaagagggtgacatggtgatgcttaaggtttcgccatggaagggtattattcgttttCGAAAACGGAGAAAGTtatctcctcggtttattgggccatttaaaattttagctcgtgttggtgaagttgcgtatcgtttggaattacccgaagagcttgcggggatccataacacatttcatgtttcccatctccgtaagtgtcttgcggatgattcttcatggatgccattagacgaaattgaactaaacaacaagttagagtatgttgaggagctgattgcgatactcgacgaaaaggtaaaaaggttgaggaataaagaggtgagaacttataaagttcaatggcgtcgtagtaaaggttccgagtttacttgggagcccgaagagtttgtgttggtgcatcttccctcttgtcatgcggcttggattacgaggacgcaatccggttcaagtgggggagagttgtaagatcctgttttcccagaTGGTTGGGACACCATCCAAAAGGTGGGATGCCGTCCTATTGTAAAGGGATGGACACCGTCCAGTattctagacgccgtccagatgaactggcagaccagctgtcttgtttttaaatattacaaatgggtattttggtaatttcactttgtggacgaatttaaggctctagatcagttgggggagcctcatttacaccattttcaaccaccacttcTTATCCACTTAAATTATAGAGAGAGAAAAGGGTTTTAGTGTGAGAAAactcaatccaaagaggaagaagctagtttcgggtcaaagtgcgtgttttaaagttgttcatctactccctagctacattttgattgtagtggtaagtcttaaccttgaattccttactttaattgtttaagggttagggtttgggtaggtgatgaacttaaaacccatttgcttgtaatttgggggttttgggcaagtttgggtcatgaggacccaaagatggctaacctagggttttgaggtaataaatatgttttcaagtcttaaattggttagttagttACTAGCACACTTTATGGTTATGTaaatgggtgtcatttgggttgtgggtgacccaaatgagtgtgttaaccttgaaatgggttaaAAGAGTTTTGAATGACCTATTGGTGTATAGTTGGGTAATTTAATGCCatggtcactagttttagtgattgtTGGTAAGTTTGGGCCAGTGGTTGGTATTATGAGGATAAGGGGGGAACACTTACCCTAAGTGGTCTATTTGGGCGGATTAAGAGTCTcatttagataagtgttgatttATGTTAATATCATAGGTGATTTCGTTGACGGTTGAAGAACTTGTGGGCCTACCTTTgttttggatacaaggtgagtggagtaattatatgcgtatgtatataatgtatttatttgtatactatggtatgaaccaaagagcaggtagtgccatagtatgtgcgagcatgctatgatgtgaaccaaagagccggtagcgtcatagtacgtgtgttgtagtgtgaaccaaagagctggtagcactaCGGCATGAGttattatagtgtgaaccaaagagccggtagcactttagcgcgagtatgactcgggttgtgatgtgaaccaaagagccggtagcatcataaccgatgcttatggtgtgaaccaaagagccggtagcaccatgacgcgagtatggttaaccatggttgtgtattgtattgtagcattttgtattatgtcgattatatgccattgattatgctagttgcggtttcggtgattattagcttcgtacttgagatggtatgctaattatattgctagcatgtatgcggtatgtgtgtaagtgtttgcaagtaggtatattatatatgtatgtatataattattgcattcactaagcgttttgcataccctctcgttgtttactctttttaggttccggcgtggacaagggtaagggtgttcggttggattagtgacCTCCCGCTTTGTTTGataaggggacgcttttgggatgttagattttgaagtttggccaagatgtgggtagtttaaccccaaacaccatgctctaggtgtcatttggaatttaaactcttatggtcgaacttgtatttttaaacgaaactcgtaaaacggccgatgtgggcccgatgttgtaaaacttggtataatggtggaaacttcttagttttaattatgttaacatgttgtgaaaaagGGTTTCGTTTAATAGTGTCAGGAAGCAGGTTTTCCGCTCGGGTAAGTTGGAATCGAGGTCAGAAACTTACAGTGCATTTGGACGCAGTCCAGATCCTCTGGTTGCCGTCCtggtcttctttgctggacgccgtccagataactggacgccgtccagatgtgttgaaacagaaaaaaaaattggggtcatattttggtataacgaggtttgggtcgttacatcgGTTTTTCCCTTTAACAACCCCCTTTGATTGAGGAGTGCGAGGAGCCGAGAAATTATAAGAAATTCCAtgtaaatcacaaaagactccaaattgggcatcattatcaaattctcttcCATGATTCGTTCGTATGGTGACAATTGTACACCCAAGAAAATTTTGTACTTTTGTTGCAAAAAATTACGAATCTCTCAAATGCCTCATTTT
This genomic window from Rutidosis leptorrhynchoides isolate AG116_Rl617_1_P2 chromosome 2, CSIRO_AGI_Rlap_v1, whole genome shotgun sequence contains:
- the LOC139888347 gene encoding uncharacterized mitochondrial protein AtMg00810-like; amino-acid sequence: MQVFHLKRKGITNKVRPKAYEGVFPGYSLESKAYRVLNKYTNVIEESLDLAFDETPPPKSKPLVDDDVIEQEAIDLVPLPSEQNITGTKWVYRNKLDEDGKVVSNKARLVAQGYNQQEGIDYDETFALVARLESIRILLAYACAKSLKLYQMDVKSDFLNGVINEEHENDLVIVQIYVDDIVFGSTNESLSIEFSKLMHAEFEMSMIGELKLFLGLQIKHLEDGTFINQRKYIHDMLKKFGMENSKPMATNIKLTLEREGDSSNSTKYRGMIGSLLYLTASRPDIMYSVCLCARFQENPKVSHVEAVKRIFRYLKGTMHLGLWYPKFTGVDIMCFADSDHGGSLIDRKSTSGVCAFVGVCLTPWFSKKQTSVALSTTEAKYVAMGRACAQVLWMKQTFIDYGIISSEIPISCDNKSAIDLSKNQILHSRT